Proteins encoded in a region of the Halosimplex halophilum genome:
- a CDS encoding V-type ATP synthase subunit I: MLRPKRMSKVSVTGARSVMGDVVEATHDLNVLHLSEYEGHWDGFENGDPMEGGDEASEKLVTVRSLQSILGVEDDDAGPSRILKDEQLESELEEVRTEVNELDDRRSEIENDLRDVRERIDAMEPFAALGIDLDLLYGYDSLAVQVGEGDAESVERALDDLDAASEVFAGDGVVAAFARTDEDTLQSALVEADVSALEVPDGEGDPEEYLDELRHEEQKLESQLSTVEGQLEDLRYDVAGFLLAAEEKLAVEAQKAEAPLSFATTDNAFVAEGWLPTERVEEFERTVNEAVDGHVHVEELEVAAYDRHGHGHTDHSAPETEQAGAVDAEPPGEALDDDEDSEADAEPQQARADGGTVTMGSDDEPPSVQDNPSTIRPFELLTRAVGRPNYSEFDPTFLLFLTFPLMFGFIIGDFGYGAIYTAIGYYIYANFDSDAFESLGIITVAAGLSTAAFGILYGEIFGLHVLGEKLWIDLVGMSHPPIEKGLSPATGYWARAWFVVTVLFGILHLNTAYVLNFIENYTLHGVKEAVFESGSWILALNGLWLFIFSRAFDGAKPDFLFEVFGSGDNAAFHLGFTGFPAEVGMVGGGMVLAGMALLALGPAAHELIEIHVVLAHALSYLRIAAVLLAKAGMAFAVNLLFFGAYNDHGTFHYMTAHGPEYVVENYGEGAIIFNGMFHGSPAMLVFGVLVLILGHLVVLILGVTSSGIQSIRLEYFEFFEKFYDGNGETYSPFGRERVYTRDQ; the protein is encoded by the coding sequence ATGCTCAGACCTAAGCGGATGAGCAAGGTGTCCGTGACCGGGGCGCGCTCGGTCATGGGCGACGTCGTCGAGGCGACCCACGACCTCAACGTCCTCCACCTCAGCGAGTACGAGGGCCACTGGGACGGCTTCGAGAACGGCGACCCGATGGAGGGCGGCGACGAGGCCTCCGAGAAGCTCGTCACCGTCCGGTCGCTGCAGTCGATCCTCGGCGTCGAGGACGACGACGCCGGCCCCAGCCGGATCCTGAAGGACGAACAGCTCGAGAGCGAACTCGAGGAGGTCCGGACGGAGGTCAACGAGCTCGACGACCGCCGCTCGGAGATCGAGAACGACCTCCGCGACGTGCGCGAGCGCATCGACGCGATGGAGCCGTTCGCGGCGCTCGGCATCGACCTCGACCTGCTGTACGGGTACGACTCGCTGGCCGTCCAGGTCGGCGAGGGCGACGCCGAGTCCGTCGAGCGGGCGCTCGACGATCTGGACGCCGCTTCGGAGGTCTTCGCCGGGGACGGCGTCGTCGCCGCGTTCGCCCGCACGGACGAGGACACGCTCCAGAGCGCGCTGGTCGAGGCGGACGTCTCCGCGCTGGAGGTGCCCGACGGCGAGGGCGACCCCGAGGAGTACCTCGACGAGCTGCGCCACGAGGAGCAGAAGCTCGAGTCCCAGCTCTCGACGGTCGAGGGCCAGCTCGAGGACCTGCGCTACGACGTGGCGGGGTTCCTGCTGGCCGCCGAGGAGAAACTCGCCGTCGAGGCCCAGAAGGCCGAGGCGCCACTCTCCTTTGCGACGACGGACAACGCCTTCGTCGCGGAGGGGTGGCTCCCGACCGAGCGGGTCGAGGAGTTCGAGCGGACCGTCAACGAGGCGGTCGACGGGCACGTCCACGTCGAGGAGCTCGAAGTGGCCGCCTACGACCGTCACGGCCACGGCCACACCGACCACTCGGCGCCCGAGACCGAGCAGGCCGGCGCCGTCGACGCCGAACCGCCGGGCGAGGCGCTGGACGACGACGAGGACTCGGAGGCGGACGCCGAACCCCAGCAGGCGCGTGCCGACGGTGGCACCGTGACGATGGGAAGCGACGACGAGCCGCCGTCAGTCCAGGACAACCCCTCGACGATCCGGCCGTTCGAGCTGTTGACGCGGGCGGTCGGCCGACCGAACTACTCGGAGTTCGACCCGACCTTCCTCCTGTTCCTGACGTTCCCGCTGATGTTCGGGTTCATCATCGGCGACTTCGGCTACGGCGCCATCTACACCGCGATCGGTTACTACATCTACGCGAACTTCGATTCGGACGCCTTCGAGAGTCTCGGTATCATCACCGTCGCCGCCGGGCTGTCGACGGCGGCGTTCGGTATCCTCTACGGCGAGATATTCGGGCTGCACGTGCTCGGCGAGAAGCTGTGGATCGACCTCGTCGGCATGAGCCACCCGCCCATCGAGAAGGGGCTGTCGCCGGCCACCGGCTACTGGGCCCGCGCGTGGTTCGTCGTGACGGTGCTGTTCGGTATCCTGCACCTGAACACGGCGTACGTGCTCAACTTCATCGAGAACTACACGCTCCACGGCGTCAAGGAGGCCGTCTTCGAGAGCGGCTCGTGGATCCTCGCGCTGAACGGCCTCTGGCTGTTCATCTTCAGCCGCGCGTTCGACGGCGCCAAGCCCGACTTCCTCTTCGAGGTGTTCGGTAGCGGCGACAACGCCGCGTTCCACCTCGGGTTCACCGGGTTCCCGGCCGAAGTCGGGATGGTCGGGGGCGGGATGGTGCTCGCGGGGATGGCGCTGCTGGCGCTCGGGCCGGCGGCCCACGAGCTCATCGAGATCCACGTCGTGCTGGCCCACGCGCTGTCGTACCTGCGGATCGCCGCGGTGTTGCTCGCCAAGGCGGGGATGGCCTTCGCGGTCAACCTCCTCTTTTTCGGCGCCTACAACGACCACGGCACGTTCCACTACATGACGGCTCACGGGCCCGAGTACGTCGTCGAGAACTACGGCGAGGGCGCGATCATCTTCAACGGGATGTTCCACGGGAGCCCGGCGATGCTGGTGTTCGGCGTGCTCGTGTTGATCCTCGGGCACCTTGTCGTGCTCATCCTCGGCGTGACCTCCTCGGGCATCCAGTCGATCCGTCTGGAGTACTTCGAGTTCTTCGAGAAGTTCTACGACGGCAACGGCGAGACGTACTCGCCGTTCGGTCGCGAGCGGGTCTACACCCGCGACCAGTAG
- a CDS encoding V-type ATP synthase subunit E, with product MSLDTVVEDIRDEARARAEEIRADAEAQATEIIDEAEADAEAIREERAEEVEATIEQEREQMLSSANLEAKQERLGARRDVLEEVRRAVEDELAALEGDRREELTRDLLDAASEEFDDADDVRVYGRADDEDLLTDLAEEYGYEYGGERECLGGVVVESESSRVRVNNTFDSLLEEVWEDNLREISARLFEDQ from the coding sequence ATGAGCCTCGATACAGTCGTAGAGGACATTCGAGACGAGGCCCGCGCACGTGCGGAGGAGATTCGGGCCGACGCCGAGGCACAGGCGACGGAGATCATCGACGAGGCCGAAGCCGACGCCGAGGCCATCCGCGAGGAGCGCGCCGAGGAGGTCGAGGCCACGATCGAGCAGGAGCGCGAGCAGATGCTGTCGAGCGCGAACCTCGAGGCCAAACAGGAGCGGCTCGGCGCCCGCCGGGACGTGCTCGAGGAGGTCCGCCGAGCCGTCGAGGACGAACTGGCCGCCCTCGAGGGCGACCGCCGCGAGGAGCTGACGCGGGACCTGCTGGACGCCGCCAGCGAGGAGTTCGACGACGCCGACGACGTGCGGGTGTACGGTCGGGCCGACGACGAGGACCTGCTGACCGACCTCGCCGAGGAGTACGGCTACGAGTACGGCGGCGAGCGCGAGTGCCTCGGCGGCGTCGTCGTCGAGAGCGAGTCCTCGCGGGTCCGGGTCAACAACACGTTCGACTCGCTGCTGGAGGAGGTCTGGGAGGACAACCTCCGGGAGATAAGCGCCCGCCTGTTCGAAGACCAATGA
- a CDS encoding V-type ATP synthase subunit C — protein MSAPDYETSNYEYVNARVRSRRASLFDDDDYRKLVRMGPGEIARFMEESEYETEMNRLGARHDGVDLIEYALNQNLAKHFEDLLRWSEGRLYDYVVRYLRKFDAWNVKTVLRGVYSGADAADVEDDLIRAGEFSEALLGRLVEAESVEDVVAALEGTIFEEPLEAAMEDYESTGLLVPLENAVDRTFYETLIEGLPENPDRPTGLYVQFLRAEIDFRNVRNVLRLARTDTDMDPAEYFIEGGRLFDAEELRQLVDDEAALVERIRDSTYGDDLDEALRVLEEADSLIEFDHALDAALLAYADTLSNRYPLSVCPVLSYVLAKEREVNNIRAVARGREAGLPPEQIRDELVVR, from the coding sequence ATGAGCGCGCCCGACTACGAGACCAGCAACTACGAGTACGTCAACGCCCGGGTGCGGTCCCGCCGGGCGTCGCTGTTCGACGACGACGACTACCGGAAACTGGTCCGGATGGGGCCCGGCGAGATCGCCCGCTTCATGGAGGAGTCGGAGTACGAGACGGAGATGAACCGCCTCGGGGCCCGCCACGACGGGGTCGACCTCATCGAGTACGCGCTGAACCAGAACCTCGCCAAGCACTTCGAGGACCTGCTCCGGTGGTCGGAGGGGCGACTGTACGACTACGTCGTCCGCTACCTCCGGAAGTTCGACGCGTGGAACGTCAAGACGGTGCTGCGGGGCGTCTACTCGGGCGCCGACGCGGCCGACGTCGAGGACGACCTCATCCGCGCGGGCGAGTTCTCCGAGGCCCTGCTCGGGCGGCTGGTCGAGGCCGAGTCCGTCGAGGACGTCGTCGCCGCCCTGGAGGGGACCATCTTCGAGGAGCCCCTCGAGGCGGCCATGGAGGACTACGAGTCGACCGGGCTGCTCGTCCCGCTGGAGAACGCGGTCGACCGGACGTTCTACGAGACGCTCATCGAGGGGCTGCCCGAGAACCCCGACCGGCCGACGGGGCTGTACGTGCAGTTCCTGCGGGCGGAGATCGACTTCCGGAACGTCCGGAACGTGCTGCGGCTCGCGCGGACGGACACGGACATGGACCCGGCGGAGTACTTCATCGAGGGCGGACGGCTGTTCGACGCCGAGGAGCTGCGCCAGCTGGTCGACGACGAGGCGGCGCTGGTCGAGCGGATCCGCGACAGCACCTACGGCGACGACCTGGACGAGGCGCTGCGGGTGCTCGAGGAGGCCGACAGCCTCATCGAGTTCGACCACGCGCTGGACGCGGCGCTGCTGGCGTACGCCGACACGCTTTCCAACCGCTATCCCCTATCCGTGTGCCCGGTGCTGTCGTACGTGCTCGCCAAGGAGCGGGAGGTCAACAACATCCGCGCGGTCGCGCGCGGTCGCGAGGCGGGCCTCCCGCCGGAACAGATCCGGGACGAACTGGTGGTACGATGA
- a CDS encoding V-type ATP synthase subunit F: protein MSQEIAVVGSPDFTTGFRLAGVREFADVPDDEKDEQLDDAVREMLEDDNVGILVMHDEDLDHLSRGVRSDVETSVEPVLVTLGGDAGSSGLREQIKRAIGIDLMEED, encoded by the coding sequence ATGAGCCAGGAGATCGCCGTCGTCGGCAGTCCGGACTTCACGACCGGCTTCCGGCTGGCCGGGGTGCGGGAGTTCGCGGACGTGCCCGACGACGAGAAGGACGAACAGCTCGACGACGCGGTCCGGGAGATGCTCGAGGACGACAACGTCGGCATCCTCGTGATGCACGACGAGGACCTCGACCACCTCTCCCGGGGCGTCCGTTCGGACGTCGAAACGAGCGTGGAGCCGGTGCTGGTCACCCTCGGTGGCGACGCCGGCTCCAGCGGACTGCGCGAGCAGATCAAACGCGCCATCGGCATCGACCTGATGGAGGAAGACTAA
- a CDS encoding ATP synthase subunit A, with product MSQATDTTVREDGVIESVSGPVVTARDLDAKMNDVVYVGEEGLMGEVIEIEGDITTIQVYEETSAVAPGEPVEGTGAPLSVDLGPGMLDSIYDGVQRPLDVLEEKMGSAFLDRGVDAPGIDLEKTWEFTPEVEEGDEVGRGDIVGSVPETPSIDHKVMVPPGALDEGETAEIVSIESGNFTVEDTVAELDDGTEIQMRQEWPVREPRPTEDKQTPTEPLTSGQRILDGLFPLAKGGTAAIPGPFGSGKTVTQQSLAKFADADIVVYIGCGERGNEMTEVIDDFPELPDPQTGNALMARTCLIANTSNMPVAARESCVYTGITIAEHYRDMGYDVALMADSTSRWAEAMREISSRLEEMPGEEGYPAYLAARLSEFYERAGYFDNINGTEGSISAIGAVSPPGGDFSEPVTQNTLRIVKTFWALDSDLAERRHFPAINWNESYSLYRDQLDEWFENNVAEDWPEQRQWAIDVLDEDDELQEVVQLVGKDALPEDQQLTLEVARYIKEAWLQQNALHDVDRYCPPEKTYRILGAIRTFNDEAFDALDAGVPIDEITDIDAVPRLNRIGTTPDDEVDEFVDDLEDDMTEQLRSLY from the coding sequence ATGAGCCAAGCAACAGACACGACCGTTCGCGAGGACGGCGTCATCGAGAGCGTGTCGGGCCCGGTCGTCACGGCCAGGGACCTCGACGCGAAGATGAACGACGTCGTCTACGTCGGCGAAGAGGGACTGATGGGCGAGGTCATCGAGATCGAGGGCGACATCACCACGATCCAGGTCTACGAGGAGACCTCCGCGGTCGCCCCGGGCGAACCCGTCGAGGGGACCGGGGCGCCGCTGTCGGTCGACCTCGGCCCGGGCATGCTGGACTCCATCTACGACGGCGTCCAGCGCCCGCTGGACGTGCTGGAGGAGAAGATGGGGTCGGCGTTCCTCGACCGCGGCGTCGACGCCCCCGGTATCGACCTGGAGAAGACCTGGGAGTTCACCCCCGAGGTCGAGGAAGGCGACGAGGTCGGCCGCGGCGACATCGTCGGCAGCGTCCCCGAGACGCCCAGCATCGACCACAAGGTGATGGTCCCGCCGGGCGCCCTCGACGAGGGCGAGACCGCCGAGATCGTCTCGATCGAGTCGGGCAACTTCACCGTCGAGGACACCGTCGCCGAGCTCGACGACGGCACCGAGATCCAGATGCGCCAGGAGTGGCCGGTCCGCGAGCCGCGCCCGACCGAGGACAAGCAGACACCGACCGAGCCGCTCACGTCGGGCCAGCGCATCCTCGACGGCCTGTTCCCCCTGGCGAAGGGCGGGACCGCGGCCATTCCGGGTCCGTTCGGGTCCGGCAAGACCGTCACCCAGCAGAGCCTCGCCAAGTTCGCCGACGCCGACATCGTCGTCTACATCGGCTGCGGCGAGCGGGGCAACGAGATGACGGAGGTCATCGACGACTTCCCGGAGCTGCCCGACCCCCAGACCGGCAACGCGCTGATGGCCCGGACCTGCCTCATCGCCAACACCTCGAACATGCCCGTCGCCGCCCGGGAGTCCTGCGTCTACACCGGGATCACCATCGCGGAGCACTACCGCGACATGGGCTACGACGTGGCGCTGATGGCCGACTCCACCTCGCGGTGGGCCGAGGCCATGCGGGAGATCTCCTCGCGGCTGGAGGAGATGCCCGGCGAGGAGGGCTACCCGGCGTACCTGGCCGCCCGCCTCTCGGAGTTCTACGAGCGGGCCGGCTACTTCGACAACATCAACGGCACCGAGGGCTCCATCTCCGCCATCGGCGCGGTCTCGCCGCCCGGCGGTGACTTCTCCGAGCCCGTGACCCAGAACACGCTGCGCATCGTCAAGACGTTCTGGGCGCTGGACTCGGACCTCGCCGAGCGCCGGCACTTCCCGGCGATCAACTGGAACGAGTCCTATTCGCTGTACCGCGACCAGCTCGACGAGTGGTTCGAGAACAACGTCGCCGAGGACTGGCCCGAGCAGCGCCAGTGGGCCATCGACGTCCTCGACGAGGACGACGAACTGCAGGAGGTCGTCCAGCTCGTCGGCAAGGACGCCCTGCCGGAGGACCAGCAGCTGACTCTGGAGGTCGCCCGCTACATCAAGGAGGCGTGGCTCCAGCAGAACGCCCTGCACGACGTCGACCGCTACTGCCCGCCGGAGAAGACCTACCGGATCCTCGGCGCGATCCGGACGTTCAACGACGAGGCGTTCGACGCGCTCGACGCGGGCGTCCCGATCGACGAGATCACGGACATCGACGCCGTCCCGCGGCTCAACCGCATCGGCACGACGCCCGACGACGAGGTCGACGAGTTCGTCGACGACCTCGAGGACGACATGACCGAACAACTGCGCTCCCTGTACTAA
- a CDS encoding ATP synthase subunit B, which produces MKEYQTITEISGPLVHVETDEPIGYDEIVEIETGDGETRRGQVLDSSSDHVAIQVFEGTEGIDTDSSVRFLGETMKMPVTEDLLGRVLDGSGNPIDGGPDIVPDERRDIVGAAINPYSREYPEDFIQTGVSAIDGMNTLVRGQKLPIFSGSGLPHNDLALQIARQASVPEEEGEDDEDTEFAVIFGAMGITAEEANEFMDDFERTGALERSVVFMNLADDPAVERTVTPRLALTTAEYLAFDKGYHVLVILTDMTNYCEALREIGAAREEVPGRRGYPGYMYTDLAQLYERAGRIKGEEGSITQIPILTMPSDDITHPIPDLTGYITEGQILVDRDLNSQGIQPPIDPLPSLSRLMDDGIGEGLTRGDHGGVSDQLYAAYAEGEDLRDLVNIVGREALSERDNKYLDFAEAFEEEFIEQGYNTDRDIDDTLDIGWDLLSMLPKEELNRIDEENIEEYYREDVEAEVAAD; this is translated from the coding sequence ATGAAAGAATACCAGACAATCACGGAAATCAGCGGTCCGCTGGTCCACGTCGAGACCGACGAACCGATCGGCTACGACGAGATCGTCGAGATCGAGACCGGCGACGGCGAGACGCGCCGCGGCCAGGTGCTCGACTCCTCGTCGGACCACGTCGCCATCCAGGTCTTCGAGGGCACCGAGGGCATCGACACCGACTCGTCGGTCCGGTTCCTCGGCGAGACGATGAAGATGCCCGTCACCGAGGACCTGCTCGGTCGCGTCCTCGACGGCTCCGGGAACCCGATCGACGGCGGCCCGGACATCGTCCCCGACGAGCGACGCGACATCGTCGGCGCCGCGATCAACCCCTACTCCCGGGAGTACCCCGAGGACTTCATCCAGACGGGCGTCTCGGCCATCGACGGCATGAACACGCTCGTCCGCGGCCAGAAGCTCCCGATCTTCTCGGGGTCGGGGCTGCCGCACAACGACCTCGCGCTGCAGATCGCCCGCCAGGCCTCCGTCCCGGAGGAGGAAGGCGAGGACGACGAGGACACCGAGTTCGCGGTGATCTTCGGCGCGATGGGGATCACCGCCGAAGAGGCCAACGAGTTCATGGACGACTTCGAGCGCACCGGCGCGCTCGAACGCTCGGTCGTCTTCATGAACCTCGCGGACGACCCCGCCGTCGAGCGGACGGTCACGCCGCGACTGGCCCTCACGACCGCCGAGTACCTCGCCTTCGACAAGGGGTACCACGTGCTGGTCATCCTCACGGACATGACCAACTACTGTGAGGCGCTCCGGGAGATCGGCGCCGCACGCGAGGAGGTCCCGGGCCGCCGTGGCTACCCGGGGTACATGTACACCGACCTCGCCCAGCTCTACGAGCGCGCCGGCCGCATCAAGGGCGAAGAGGGCTCTATCACGCAGATCCCCATCCTGACGATGCCGTCCGACGACATCACCCACCCGATCCCGGACCTGACGGGGTACATCACGGAGGGGCAGATCCTCGTCGACCGCGACCTCAACAGCCAGGGCATCCAGCCGCCGATCGACCCGCTGCCGTCGCTGTCGCGGCTGATGGACGACGGGATCGGCGAGGGGCTGACCCGCGGCGACCACGGCGGCGTCTCCGACCAGCTCTACGCCGCCTACGCGGAGGGCGAGGACCTGCGCGACCTCGTGAACATCGTCGGTCGCGAGGCCCTCTCGGAACGGGACAACAAGTACCTCGACTTCGCCGAGGCCTTCGAGGAGGAGTTCATCGAGCAGGGGTACAACACCGACCGCGACATCGACGACACGCTCGACATCGGCTGGGACCTGCTCTCGATGCTCCCCAAGG